The window ATCGACAGGGGGTATGAGGGACCTccccaagaagaaaaaaagtgggtTACTgttatacagtaataataagtcattaattttgtcaaaaggtcaacttaaaaaaataaataataataataattgcaaaaaCATTAGGGTATGGTGTCATACGTTTACCCGTTTTAAGCTAGCGACACATATATCCGTAAAATGGTCCGTTTATCGGTTCCGATTAACGCACGCGTTTATCGGACCCGATAAACTGTGACACACATATCCGTAATGCCATCCGTAAACTCAGCATTAATGGAGTACATGGATTCATCAGACaatgattaaattattttggttacaacatataaatttaataatgaaagatCTGTATGATGATGATGCAAAATGTGTGGAATACTTTCGTCTGAACAGGGAGCAGTTCGCACAAGTTCTTCATTTTATTGGTTCTGACCTAACAGGAACAAGCAAGACACGAGAAGTAATCTGTCCTCGCCAACGACTATCTATCTGTTTAAGGTAAGTTCGAGGCTGTAATgtgacaaaataaatttatatttatatattaatctaTTTAACGATTTTTCATATATcattcaaattaattaatttaattaatttcaaacAGTTTATTAAAACATGGCGACAggtttgtataatattattgcaagacaagacaagttttctttaaattgtagttgttttcattgtatttttgATCTTCATTATTGAATTATGTTACAAGATGAGGAAACACATTTTCAGCTTTAATAAATCTGTAGAAGTAAAACAAAGCGTTCATTTCAtccaaacaattttatttttagactaTAACCATAGGTATCATTTATTTCGACCAGTTgatatgtttataaatttactaTTCGCATGCAGTCTGCTATCATATCTCCACTAAGCTGAGTATTGGTTGGCGGTGAATGATAATACTGGGTTGAACTTGTGTCGATGCTCACTGGCACGACCTGCTGTGGACGTCCGGACTCATACGGTAGAGGTGTTATTTGCCGATGTGGTAGTTTAGGATTTTCGGCATTATAGAAGAGTTGTGAAATCTGCAAAAGTAGGATGGATTTGATGTGTTCGGGGAGTTTTCTCATTCTGATCATGCAGCTTTCGAGGAAAACATCTTCTCCGGACTTGGTAACATCTGTAGCCTTGTCTCCTGAAGCAGCTATCTTCTTCTTTAGGTTAATGTAATCAGTCAGTGTCTTTCCTAAGTCATCAAGCTTTCTCTCTGGGCCGCGCTTTCGACTTGTGATTACTGTTGGTTGTGAAGGTAAAGCGCAAGATGATCCGGCGTTTGAAGCAGATAGTGTTAAGATGCTTTGACTGAAAcgaataaaagaaaacatttaataaataatatttgttaatattttacagGTTTCTGGCATCTGGTGAATCTTTCACATCACTGAGTTACAGTTACCGGTGCGGCAGGACGACCATTGGCTACATTGTTCGTGAAGTGTGTGAGCTAATCTGGAAAAAAATGTTGGCAACATATATGCAATGTCCCCAGACCGAAGAAGAATGGGAAATAAAATCTGCCATGTTTGAAAGTTTATGGAACTTTCCACATTGTGTCGGTGCCATCGACGGTAAACACATTGTTCTGAAATGTCCAAACAATTCTGGGTcgttatattataattacaaaggTACCTTCTCGATTGTACTGATGGCAATGGTGGATGCTAATCTGCAGTTTATTGCCATTAACGTTGGGTCTTATGGCAGATACGACAGTGGCATATTTGCTGCTAGCGAAACGGGACGAAGAATACTTAATGGAACTATGAATTTTCCAAAAAAGTAAAGTCATCCAAGGTGCAGAGGAGTTGGGACCCCTGCCATATGTCGTCGTAGCTGACCCAGCTTTCCCACTAAGCAATCATATAATGAAACCATATGCAGGACGTGGTTGTTCAGAAGGTCAACAGATATTGAATTACCGGCTCTCAAGGGCAAGACGAATTGTTGAGAACGGATTTGGAATATTGGCCGCGAGATGGCGGATTTTTCACACGAAAATTGCTGTCGAGCCTGAGGCAGCTATATCAGTGGTTAAAGCGGCCTTTCTTCTTCATAACATGATTCAACTGAACACAACACCTGCGCAGTTTACCATGCGAATGAAGCCACATGATACAACAACGGGTTGCACAGAGTCTCTGCTGAGGTTAAGAATGGGTGCAACAAATCCTGCACGGGCAGCTAAGACAATCAGGGACCGATTTAAGGActatttcaacaaaataaatgtcttgCCATGGCAGAACAATGTAGTGGAACGAGGAAAGTCAAATATTTGAATAACGTCGTAACTTACAGACTGGAATGGTATAACCAATTCAGTTTTACCTCTCTGATCTATTTGATTCTGACTCCTCGTCATCCTGGTCAACTTGGTGGTCTTCTGGTGTGTTGTCTTCAAGCTCCACGTTTTCTTCGTCGTTCTCGAATTCAATCATTAAGTTAGTTTCAgtgctgtaaataaataaaacattatgttaGTACagactgaacaaaaaaaatgttgaaatcggtaaataaaattattttgtttagcataCACATAAACAACTTGTTATATTTCCTTCCCTCAGTCTGATTAACCGCATCAAGGAAACTCATGTATTCCATATAATCCCATGGTTTTGTAAATTTTGAAGCTTGACCACTTTGTGTTTTCGCTTCTCTCTTCTTCCGGGTATAGGTGTCTCGGAGATTTCTCAATTTTTTTCGTCAACTCTTCACCTGAAATATcaattgtgtatgtgtgtatagcTCATGAACATAAACTACGACAGCATCACATTTCATATTATAGAAACATTGCATGACAcggtaaaaaatatttattctccTGAAACAAATCAACAAACCACCACAAGTAACCACAACGCCATAAACTACGCGGCTTGCTGTCGCAGTttatgttcgtgtgtgtgtgtgtgtgtgtgtgtgtgtgtgtgtgtcactgtgtgtgtgtgtcactgtgtgtgtccgtgcgcgtgttcatgtatttatatagatGGACTAAGAGAAAAAAGAGATATTATGTAGGTATAATTATGTGCGtgcatacatatgtatgtatgtgtttgtgtacttGCAGCCAAGACTAAATATCCACCTTATGTAAACAGACCGCTTTAATGCGATAGCCCGGTTCATGGTGTTTAGcggcattgtaaaaaaaataaaaaaataaaaatgtgtctgTAACCAATACTTGCCAGTGCATCCAGCTTTCACAATTGTAGCCATTTCTTCCCATGTACTGAAGGCTTTCTGGGAATCATGGTAAGATACATCCCTCGGGTTAAAGAGGTAAGGCCGCTTCCTTACCTCTTCAATTAAATCATTTACAATTTCTTTTGAAAGACTTGGTCGCGGCATTTTAACATTACCACGTGGTTGGGTCATTCCCAGAATGACGTCATACTCGGGGAAATcttcctccgttaacggaaGGTAAACGGAGGATTTTCGAGCACTGTCCGAAACGTGCGATAATCGGATCCGACAAATAAACGTTACGGACTTATGTGTCGGTGTCTATTGAAAACCACTGGTTGGAAATGATCCGTTATCTGGAGCATTTTACGGCCGATAAACGGATCCGATAAACGGAGCATTTATGGACTTATGTGTCGCTAGCTTTAGGctaccctctagcagaaaccctgcataAGAAACAACGTTTTTACACATGATTAAGTTAACAACATTTAGAAACATATTCTTTGTGacttacacattattattaattgtttatttacatttggATACCGCTCTCATTCTCAAACAcattaatcaataataatacttttgaGCCCGTCAGAATCACGTGAAGCGTTTCTGATCGAAATACCTGGGCCAAATTTAGCTAGACCGATGAGAATCCTCCGGATTTATCTGGAATTCCGGAACATTGCCGCGTTTATATTATTCACgtatctggaatatttttattatttaagcatatagaacagaaaatccaattacgtttggtgcatatatgaccccttactccgcattggtttcactacgctggcttatccggGTCAAAACCAAAGCCAGTAtgttgaaagtgggacacttttgacgggctcgtaccgatctcggttttcattggcttatcacaagtatagaattccccaacaagagatcacgtgagatttcgcaatttttgaacaaatttaactgtcttgattgaggggtcgtctcatatctccaaaacatatttatatccatagaggtatggtacaacgcctttccaggggtcggtgggttgggaatttgccttgaaattttgacagtggccagctgttggcatacgcgttacatgtaagggggtgttactaattatgtaacgctctaggggtagaggaagagggtactgtgttcgatttacgtaacagtTTTCAAGactgtatgttatttttattcattacttagacctaaaaaggcgttttttggaaatgcgcggtcagtctaggatcgatccccatcggcgggtatataaaagaccatggtatgtgatatcctgtctgtgggatggtacatataaacgatcccttgctaaaacaaaaatgtagcgggtttccaaggcgcgtgtgcagggatttcagcggggttggggttacaGACTGATGAGCAAAGTTTATATGggcccaaaaaatacatttcaattttgtttaagcttggacaagtaagggtttcgacctccaatacccaccccctgcacatgcacccgattcctctctaagaatatatgtaaaaattaccaaatgttagacatccaacagcagatggaaggaagatAGCatatgctttatttaacgacgtactcaacacat of the Gigantopelta aegis isolate Gae_Host chromosome 12, Gae_host_genome, whole genome shotgun sequence genome contains:
- the LOC121386666 gene encoding uncharacterized protein LOC121386666; its protein translation is MIEFENDEENVELEDNTPEDHQVDQDDEESESNRSESQSILTLSASNAGSSCALPSQPTVITSRKRGPERKLDDLGKTLTDYINLKKKIAASGDKATDVTKSGEDVFLESCMIRMRKLPEHIKSILLLQISQLFYNAENPKLPHRQITPLPYESGRPQQVVPVSIDTSSTQYYHSPPTNTQLSGDMIADCMRIVNL